In Neosynechococcus sphagnicola sy1, the genomic stretch TCAGCCGCCGCTTGATCAGGACACCAGTCCGGGCTGGAGAACCACCCGCCGTTCTAGGTCATAGCGATCGCCATGGCTGAGAATATGAACCCGGAGGTTGTGGATACTCAAGGGCAAGGCGGTGGCCTCATCGAGACACGGCAGGGGGGGATGATGGGCTTCCCCTGGATCAATCACTGTGACCGTCCCCTTACCCATAACTTGCAGCAGGCCATCGCCTTCAAAAATGGCACAGGTATCTTCATCAATCCCGATCCCTAACTTGTCTGGGTGGGTCGAGATTGCACTCATGAGGCGAGCCATGCGATTCCGGTTATGAAAATGCTGGTCAACAATCACATCGGGCAAAATCCCCAGACCCACCGCCATATCCACCAAGCAGCGGTTGGGAGATTCGCCACTGCCGCCCCCAGCAATCATGTGATGTCCCATAACGGCCGCCCCGGCACTGGTGCCAGCCAGGGTAATCTGCCCCAGTTGAGCCAGCATCCGGACTTTATTCATCAGGGGAGTATCGGCCAAGATGCCACAGAGCCTCAGTTGATCGACCCCCGGTCATAAATACCCCGGTCACACCGTCAATGAATTCCTTCATCCGGGGAGCTTCGGCTTGATCGCGATCGCGGATGTCGAGCACCTCAATGGCACTGGCTCCCATTTTCTCAAAGATGGTGCGGTAGGTTTCGCCACTGACAACTGGTTCCCGGGAGGCCGAGGGGATAATAGCGATCCGGGC encodes the following:
- a CDS encoding cyanophycinase codes for the protein MNKVRMLAQLGQITLAGTSAGAAVMGHHMIAGGGSGESPNRCLVDMAVGLGILPDVIVDQHFHNRNRMARLMSAISTHPDKLGIGIDEDTCAIFEGDGLLQVMGKGTVTVIDPGEAHHPPLPCLDEATALPLSIHNLRVHILSHGDRYDLERRVVLQPGLVS
- a CDS encoding Type 1 glutamine amidotransferase-like domain-containing protein, translating into MEKSNLFTSSISGILEHLIHGMPRDGDMLQLESQTLEPKYPQPLKTAVMVIGGAEDKVHGREILQAFFRRAGAAEARIAIIPSASREPVVSGETYRTIFEKMGASAIEVLDIRDRDQAEAPRMKEFIDGVTGVFMTGGRSTEALWHLGRYSPDE